In the genome of Streptomyces globosus, one region contains:
- a CDS encoding isocitrate lyase/PEP mutase family protein: MTYGSKLRARVARPGTTPLIGVYDMYSASIAADHYDGMFVSGFGFAASYYGLPDIGFIAWPDMLSFVQRLRGAFPDHDLLVDIDDGYVDPEVACHVVESLERIGASGIILEDQRRPRRCGHADGKQVLPLAEYLDKLNMVLATRRDLVVVARTDATEEADILRRAEALAATDADVVLVDGVRSVEWIRRIREVVAGKPLLFNQIAGGKSPRLSLGELTELGVDIAIYSTPCLFAAHRAMHDALTELKLSDGRLPEPAAAGGIGVRESTSLLARNIARQRILEGAGA; the protein is encoded by the coding sequence TTGACTTACGGAAGCAAGCTCCGGGCCCGTGTCGCCCGGCCCGGCACCACCCCCCTCATCGGCGTCTACGACATGTACTCGGCCTCGATCGCGGCCGACCACTACGACGGGATGTTCGTCTCCGGCTTCGGTTTCGCGGCCTCGTACTACGGCCTGCCCGACATCGGGTTCATCGCCTGGCCGGACATGCTCTCCTTCGTCCAGCGGCTGCGCGGGGCCTTCCCCGACCACGACCTGCTCGTCGACATCGACGACGGCTACGTCGACCCCGAGGTCGCCTGCCACGTCGTCGAGAGCCTGGAGCGCATCGGCGCGTCCGGCATCATCCTCGAGGACCAGCGACGCCCCCGCCGCTGCGGCCACGCGGACGGCAAGCAGGTGCTGCCCCTCGCCGAATACCTCGACAAGCTGAACATGGTCCTCGCCACCCGCCGAGACCTCGTCGTCGTCGCCCGGACGGACGCGACCGAGGAGGCCGACATCCTGCGGCGCGCCGAGGCGCTCGCCGCCACCGACGCGGACGTGGTCCTCGTCGACGGGGTGCGCAGCGTCGAGTGGATCCGCCGCATCCGCGAGGTCGTCGCCGGAAAGCCGCTGCTCTTCAACCAGATCGCCGGAGGGAAGTCACCCCGGCTGTCCCTGGGCGAGCTCACCGAACTCGGTGTCGACATCGCGATCTACAGCACGCCCTGCCTCTTCGCCGCGCACCGCGCGATGCACGACGCCCTGACCGAGCTCAAGCTCTCCGACGGCCGGCTGCCGGAGCCCGCCGCGGCCGGCGGCATCGGCGTCCGGGAGTCCACCAGTCTGCTGGCCCGGAACATCGCCCGCCAGCGCATCCTCGAAGGCGCCGGCGCGTGA
- the leuE gene encoding leucine efflux protein LeuE — MLGVDNLLTYTVGALLIILLPGPSSLFTLSVAARLGVRAGYRAAAGVFLGETLLMAATAAGLASLLQTNDLLFAIVKYAGAGYLTWIAVGMIRAAWTMWRRPGRSAGADPEGVQARADAGAGTAAAGARLFRRSLVITVLNPKAILFFISFFVQFVDPGYPHPALSFGLLALVYQLISIAYVTALILGGTYLAAQFRRRRRLSAGLTTGAGALFLGFAAKLATAGN; from the coding sequence ATGCTCGGAGTGGACAACCTGCTGACGTACACCGTCGGCGCCCTGCTCATCATCCTGCTGCCCGGGCCGAGTTCGCTGTTCACGCTGTCCGTGGCCGCACGGCTCGGGGTGCGGGCCGGGTACCGGGCCGCGGCGGGGGTCTTCCTCGGCGAGACCCTCCTCATGGCGGCGACGGCGGCGGGGCTGGCCTCGCTGCTGCAGACCAACGACCTGCTGTTCGCCATCGTGAAGTACGCCGGCGCCGGCTACCTCACGTGGATCGCCGTCGGCATGATCCGGGCGGCTTGGACCATGTGGCGGCGCCCCGGCCGGTCGGCGGGGGCGGACCCGGAGGGGGTGCAGGCCCGTGCGGATGCGGGGGCCGGGACCGCGGCGGCGGGGGCGCGGCTGTTCCGCCGCTCGCTGGTGATCACGGTCCTGAACCCGAAGGCGATCCTGTTCTTCATCTCCTTCTTCGTGCAGTTCGTCGACCCCGGCTACCCGCATCCGGCGCTGTCGTTCGGGCTGCTGGCCCTCGTCTACCAGCTGATCAGCATCGCCTATGTCACCGCACTGATCCTGGGAGGCACGTACCTGGCGGCGCAGTTCCGCCGGCGGCGCAGGCTCTCCGCGGGGCTGACGACGGGGGCGGGGGCGCTGTTTCTGGGATTCGCCGCCAAGCTGGCCACAGCGGGCAACTGA
- a CDS encoding DNA alkylation repair protein — translation MPTADELLSARTVQDLARRLAAAAGPRSAPALLACASALDGLTFSGRVAAVRDAALDDLPADWGAFEASVRAALADPGFAGWMTFPVGEAVAVRGLASGPAAFEPALALLRDLTPRLTAESAVRPFLRADRDRALAVMGPWVEDPDPHVRRLVSEGTRPRLPWAPQLPESIADPRPALPLLNALYRDDSDYVRRSVANHLNDISRDHPELAVETAGRWLAAPAATTGRVARHGLRTLVKAGRADAMSVLGHAPDAPVTVRGPVIATARVAVGEHLVFEYALTNDADTPAELVLDYVVHHVKANGRRTPKVFKLATRTLAPGETLAGTRRHSFKPLTTRRYFSGEHLVQLQVNGRLRGEAAFRLDAG, via the coding sequence ATGCCCACGGCCGATGAACTGCTCAGCGCGCGCACCGTCCAGGACCTCGCCCGCCGCCTCGCCGCGGCAGCCGGACCGAGGTCCGCCCCGGCCCTGCTCGCCTGTGCGTCCGCGCTCGACGGCCTGACGTTCAGCGGCCGCGTCGCCGCCGTCCGCGACGCCGCCCTCGACGACCTGCCCGCCGACTGGGGCGCCTTCGAGGCCTCCGTGCGCGCCGCCCTCGCCGACCCCGGATTCGCCGGCTGGATGACCTTCCCCGTGGGGGAGGCGGTCGCGGTCCGCGGCCTCGCCTCGGGTCCCGCCGCGTTCGAGCCGGCCCTCGCCCTGCTGCGCGACCTCACCCCGCGCCTGACGGCGGAGTCCGCGGTCCGCCCCTTCCTGCGCGCCGACCGGGACCGCGCCCTGGCGGTGATGGGCCCCTGGGTGGAGGACCCGGACCCGCACGTCCGCCGCCTCGTCAGCGAGGGCACCCGGCCCCGGCTCCCGTGGGCGCCGCAGCTGCCCGAGTCCATCGCCGACCCGCGGCCCGCGCTCCCCCTCCTCAACGCCCTCTACCGCGACGACTCCGACTACGTGCGCCGCTCGGTCGCCAACCACCTCAACGACATCAGCCGCGACCACCCCGAACTCGCCGTCGAAACGGCCGGACGCTGGCTGGCCGCGCCCGCGGCCACCACCGGGCGGGTGGCCCGGCACGGCCTGCGCACCCTCGTGAAGGCCGGCCGCGCCGACGCCATGAGTGTCCTCGGGCACGCGCCCGACGCGCCGGTCACCGTCCGCGGACCGGTCATCGCCACCGCCCGGGTCGCCGTCGGCGAACACCTCGTCTTCGAGTACGCCCTCACCAACGACGCCGATACGCCCGCCGAACTCGTCCTCGACTACGTCGTCCACCATGTGAAGGCGAACGGCCGCCGCACCCCGAAGGTGTTCAAACTGGCCACCCGCACCCTCGCCCCGGGCGAGACCCTCGCCGGAACCAGGCGGCACTCCTTCAAGCCCCTCACCACCCGCCGCTACTTCTCCGGCGAGCACCTCGTCCAGCTCCAGGTGAACGGCAGACTGCGCGGGGAGGCAGCCTTCCGGCTGGACGCGGGGTGA
- a CDS encoding thiazolylpeptide-type bacteriocin, whose protein sequence is MPESIAGPAPEGLDLDLDLDLSDLAITALRDTPALPESGASYGSCSCQGSSSCAQPHTDTPIG, encoded by the coding sequence ATGCCCGAAAGCATCGCCGGCCCCGCCCCCGAGGGCCTCGACCTCGACTTGGACCTCGACCTCAGCGACCTGGCCATCACGGCGCTGCGCGACACGCCCGCCCTGCCGGAGAGCGGCGCGTCGTACGGCTCCTGCTCCTGCCAGGGCTCGTCCTCCTGCGCCCAGCCGCACACGGACACGCCCATCGGCTGA
- a CDS encoding thiazolylpeptide-type bacteriocin has protein sequence MTDPTEGVLALDDLDLDLDLGELTVTALRDSVALPETGASGGVSSSSCGSSSCAQPRLPELPY, from the coding sequence ATGACCGACCCCACCGAGGGCGTCCTCGCCCTGGACGACCTGGACCTCGACCTCGACCTCGGCGAGCTCACCGTCACGGCGCTGCGGGACTCCGTCGCGCTGCCCGAGACGGGTGCTTCCGGCGGTGTGAGCTCCAGCTCCTGCGGCTCGTCCTCCTGCGCCCAGCCGCGGCTCCCCGAACTGCCCTACTGA
- a CDS encoding lantibiotic dehydratase — protein sequence MPHPAESATPPRAAARAARPLPQPPARTAPYALVRTTVTPHPAEPEASARVRALLGGLARIAAQEEAVRAGLCDDLFASRPGHSEDFHRRVVLPLRRALHNGRAPRPALLARLGDLPVRVPRLGAWLALRGERAALLAEADDAVPAALAAERSALAEVCRSPGFTRAVALGSTDLLRAVSRAARDEGGRRARKEEPSVLRHALRATAKTSPLSWFTAVGWSGPAPAAGPPALRAVVRENRTLVAALVSALLDEPRRRGALAHRLTSSALPAGDGRARYVRDTTVFAGGRYLVTREEEVEVAAHPALAVLDGLAAQPAPPDTLAARLAPALGRPEADPAVRRFLDQLADNGLLVAVDPVDPQHPQPLRALADWLRRWPEDAALADRIDLLAADTARFAHTPAGERPALLADLADRWRALLADTGRPVPAGAAPLNVLSEDVLAPGRPEAPRPAPASAPAAPGLGPVPGRPDPSGARRPAAADPAGDAPAPAAALSGSDRAALAELTALAELFDLGHLMRRAAVQRFTARYGVGGTCPAPWEFAADTAASWEDAARLAALPADAPSLPPGAAELARLRARFVRLAEAAAAAAGGPEGPPDEVVLPAADVHGLAARLPDRTAARPLGYAWFVQHAAGAPPADAGGGLLCVNHVYAGWGRFTSRFLDGLPPAAARAVAGEIRRGLGEGARAAQIRPVGGFNANLHPLLTDAEIGPDRLRGTIAESDVDLVHDPASDQLRLRLRATGEFLDVLYLGFLAPVMLPQRLAPFLCDHPEGVVDFRRLLPRSTAPAPGGQVVRTPRLRHRHVVLARRRWHLPEGVLAALRADLADDRGDVPAAAAARWRALLGLPEQLFLHPVPQPPAGRAAEDFLAALRAPKPQPLDLGSALHLRCLAGWLARHPRGVVLEEALPAFGGRDRPARAVELVAETHRPARTG from the coding sequence ATGCCGCACCCCGCCGAGTCGGCCACGCCGCCGCGCGCCGCCGCGCGGGCCGCCCGCCCGCTCCCGCAGCCGCCCGCCCGGACCGCCCCGTACGCGCTGGTCCGCACCACGGTCACGCCGCACCCGGCCGAGCCCGAGGCCTCCGCCCGCGTACGGGCCCTCCTCGGCGGGCTCGCCCGGATCGCCGCGCAGGAGGAGGCGGTGCGGGCCGGCCTGTGCGACGACCTGTTCGCGTCCCGGCCGGGCCACTCCGAGGACTTCCACCGCCGGGTCGTGCTCCCGCTCCGCAGGGCGCTGCACAACGGCCGCGCGCCCCGTCCCGCGCTGCTGGCCCGGCTCGGCGACCTGCCCGTACGGGTCCCCCGGCTCGGCGCGTGGCTCGCCCTGCGCGGGGAGCGCGCCGCCCTGCTCGCCGAGGCCGACGACGCCGTCCCGGCGGCCCTGGCCGCCGAGCGCTCCGCCCTCGCGGAGGTGTGCCGCTCGCCCGGCTTCACCCGCGCCGTCGCCCTCGGCAGCACGGACCTGCTGCGCGCCGTGTCGCGGGCCGCCCGGGACGAGGGCGGACGCCGGGCCCGCAAGGAGGAGCCGTCGGTGCTGCGCCACGCCCTGCGCGCCACCGCCAAGACGAGTCCGCTGTCCTGGTTCACCGCGGTGGGCTGGTCCGGCCCGGCCCCGGCCGCCGGCCCGCCCGCGTTGCGGGCCGTGGTGCGGGAGAACCGGACGCTGGTCGCGGCCCTCGTCTCCGCGCTGCTGGACGAGCCCCGGCGCCGCGGCGCGCTCGCACACCGGCTGACCAGCAGTGCCCTGCCGGCCGGCGACGGCCGTGCCCGCTACGTGCGGGACACCACCGTGTTCGCGGGCGGCCGGTACCTGGTCACCCGCGAGGAGGAGGTCGAGGTCGCCGCGCACCCGGCGCTGGCCGTCCTCGACGGGCTCGCGGCGCAGCCCGCCCCGCCGGACACGCTCGCCGCCCGGCTCGCCCCGGCCCTCGGCCGCCCGGAAGCCGACCCGGCCGTCCGCCGGTTCCTGGACCAACTCGCGGACAACGGGCTGCTCGTAGCGGTTGATCCGGTCGATCCGCAGCATCCGCAGCCGCTGCGCGCCCTCGCGGACTGGCTGCGCCGGTGGCCCGAAGACGCCGCCCTCGCCGACCGCATCGACCTCCTCGCCGCCGACACGGCCCGGTTCGCCCACACCCCCGCCGGGGAACGGCCCGCGCTGCTCGCCGACCTCGCCGACCGCTGGCGCGCCCTGCTCGCCGACACCGGACGGCCCGTTCCGGCCGGCGCGGCCCCGCTGAACGTGCTCTCCGAGGACGTGCTCGCCCCGGGCCGGCCCGAGGCCCCGCGGCCTGCGCCGGCCTCCGCACCGGCCGCCCCCGGGCTCGGCCCGGTCCCCGGCCGGCCCGACCCGTCCGGCGCCCGCCGGCCCGCCGCCGCGGACCCCGCAGGCGATGCCCCCGCACCGGCAGCCGCACTGTCCGGGAGCGACCGGGCGGCCCTCGCCGAACTCACGGCGCTTGCGGAACTGTTCGACCTCGGACACCTGATGCGGCGCGCCGCGGTGCAGCGTTTCACCGCCCGCTACGGGGTCGGCGGCACGTGCCCCGCGCCCTGGGAGTTCGCCGCGGACACCGCGGCCTCCTGGGAGGACGCCGCCCGCCTCGCCGCCCTCCCCGCGGACGCCCCCTCCCTCCCTCCGGGTGCGGCCGAACTGGCCCGGCTGCGCGCCCGGTTCGTACGGCTCGCCGAAGCCGCCGCAGCCGCGGCCGGCGGGCCGGAAGGCCCGCCCGACGAGGTCGTCCTGCCCGCTGCCGACGTGCACGGGCTGGCAGCCCGGCTGCCCGACCGGACCGCCGCCCGGCCGCTCGGCTATGCCTGGTTCGTCCAGCACGCCGCCGGAGCACCCCCGGCGGACGCCGGCGGCGGACTGCTGTGCGTCAACCACGTCTACGCCGGATGGGGCCGCTTCACCAGCCGCTTCCTCGACGGCCTGCCCCCCGCGGCGGCCCGTGCGGTGGCCGGCGAGATCCGCCGGGGCCTCGGCGAAGGGGCCCGGGCGGCGCAGATCCGGCCGGTGGGCGGCTTCAACGCCAACCTCCACCCGCTGCTCACGGACGCCGAGATCGGGCCCGACCGGCTCCGCGGCACGATCGCCGAGTCCGACGTGGACCTGGTGCACGACCCGGCCTCGGACCAGCTGCGCCTGCGCCTGCGGGCCACCGGCGAGTTCCTCGACGTGCTCTACCTGGGCTTCCTCGCACCGGTGATGCTCCCGCAGCGCCTCGCGCCGTTCCTGTGCGACCACCCCGAAGGCGTCGTCGACTTCCGGCGGCTCCTGCCTCGCAGCACCGCCCCCGCCCCCGGCGGCCAGGTGGTCCGCACGCCCCGCCTGCGCCACCGCCACGTGGTGCTCGCCCGGCGCCGCTGGCACCTGCCCGAAGGGGTGCTGGCCGCGCTGCGCGCCGACCTCGCGGACGACCGGGGTGACGTGCCGGCGGCCGCCGCGGCCCGCTGGCGGGCGCTGCTGGGCCTGCCCGAGCAGCTGTTCCTCCATCCGGTGCCGCAGCCTCCCGCGGGGCGCGCCGCCGAGGACTTCCTGGCGGCCCTGCGCGCGCCGAAGCCGCAGCCCCTCGACCTGGGCAGCGCCCTGCACCTGCGGTGCCTGGCGGGCTGGCTGGCCCGCCATCCGCGGGGGGTCGTGCTGGAGGAGGCGCTGCCCGCCTTCGGGGGGCGGGACCGGCCGGCCCGCGCCGTCGAGCTGGTCGCCGAGACGCACCGCCCCGCCCGCACCGGCTGA
- a CDS encoding lantibiotic dehydratase C-terminal domain-containing protein, translated as MNAPAAGPDPAPPAPTALDVVVHHYEPVKAPLLRESVLPLARRAAAEGLAVHVERHWLRGPHVRLRLRGAPAQVAAAAERTAGELRARAAAHPSRAGVDERELLEQAAAAGRAELVPPPYGPLVPDNTVRVEPVDLDPLRALIGPDGVRLREDLMAAGLPALEAGTAFLGERGDTSAARVELVVTALAAHAAAHPEGLVGGHYSFLSHLEDFLVYEDPDGRLRAAFERRWEAAGGRISALVGRIAAGGATGRERAWADWSAGAWQTAEERHAAGADLAGVAAEYRARAAALGDRETAARWNREVRTRYSDFHRQLHRSDPEGAMWSRADYLVYRSCTNALYRLLAVCDVRPVERYLAAHLVVRSVPGLTGHRWQARIDEVIAAVEGAR; from the coding sequence ATGAACGCCCCGGCCGCCGGCCCGGATCCGGCCCCGCCCGCGCCGACCGCGCTCGACGTCGTCGTCCACCACTACGAGCCGGTCAAGGCCCCCCTGCTGCGCGAGTCCGTCCTGCCGCTCGCCCGGCGGGCGGCCGCCGAGGGGCTCGCCGTGCACGTCGAGCGCCACTGGCTGCGCGGCCCCCACGTACGGCTGCGGCTGCGCGGCGCGCCCGCGCAGGTGGCGGCCGCCGCCGAGCGGACGGCCGGGGAACTGCGCGCCCGTGCGGCCGCGCACCCGTCGCGGGCCGGCGTCGACGAGCGGGAGCTGCTGGAGCAGGCCGCCGCGGCGGGGCGTGCGGAGCTGGTCCCGCCGCCGTACGGGCCGCTCGTCCCCGACAACACCGTGCGCGTGGAGCCCGTCGACCTGGATCCGCTGCGGGCCCTGATCGGCCCCGACGGCGTACGGCTGCGCGAGGACCTGATGGCGGCGGGCCTGCCGGCGCTGGAGGCCGGCACCGCATTCCTCGGCGAGCGCGGGGACACCTCGGCAGCGCGCGTGGAGCTGGTGGTCACCGCCCTGGCCGCGCATGCGGCGGCGCACCCCGAAGGCCTCGTCGGCGGCCACTACTCGTTCCTGTCCCACCTGGAGGACTTCCTGGTCTACGAGGACCCCGACGGGCGGCTGCGGGCGGCCTTCGAACGGCGCTGGGAGGCCGCGGGCGGGCGGATCTCCGCGCTGGTGGGCAGGATCGCGGCCGGCGGCGCCACCGGCCGCGAACGGGCCTGGGCCGACTGGTCCGCCGGCGCCTGGCAGACCGCGGAGGAGCGGCACGCGGCGGGCGCGGACCTCGCGGGCGTCGCCGCCGAGTACCGGGCACGGGCGGCCGCGCTCGGCGACCGGGAGACCGCCGCCCGGTGGAACCGCGAAGTCCGCACCCGGTACAGCGACTTCCACCGGCAGCTGCACCGCTCCGACCCGGAGGGCGCGATGTGGAGCCGCGCCGACTACCTCGTCTACCGGTCCTGCACGAACGCCCTGTACCGGCTGCTGGCCGTCTGCGACGTCCGCCCCGTGGAGCGGTACCTGGCCGCGCACCTGGTCGTGCGGAGTGTCCCGGGGCTCACCGGGCACCGCTGGCAGGCCCGCATCGACGAGGTCATCGCCGCCGTGGAGGGCGCCCGGTGA
- a CDS encoding TOMM precursor leader peptide-binding protein gives MNGTPIPATPGAACPGAAPRAAQRDPAALPAAAPCAPLPDATALAGTQHPGSAGPAAQAADRPGELPVLDVEAALAAVSGTAVVHLASWTPGSAERLSRHALARPVRLVPVREDGALTVVGPVLEPGARACLVCTEYQRLASAGGRVPWRSPRLRLGGTGTPALAEGVLLLAAGLLDEEVPPAGDHGVPSATVYVVQGSRATWSTHRVRPVGGCPVCRPLPEDSPAAAELPAVPRPLPDPAELRGPNDRTGAEALRAELYDERFGPVRRLFRTEDSAFGLTTAWVTDGRLLDDGGYGRAADFRSSERVALFESVERLAGMRPMGRRTALRASFAELGPDAAVDPVRLGLPDPVHHGHPASRTVPYRPDLELDWVYGWSLTEGRTRAVPEHVAYWDLPDPPDGAPPGARVVYESSNGCGLGNSPQEAALYGLFEVAERDAFLMAWYAGTPLPGVALPAGDPLVAALAARAELLGYRLRLLDATNDLGVPAVVAVCRYEGRHPAAPRAFLAAGAHHDPRVAIRSAVAEAVTNVQDAAQRPAGPGRARDPERLRPMLDRPELVVGLDDHVGLNALPEAQPRLEFLFADTGAAPWQERWPGAPAPVADLTVLLSETVARLAGGGLEVVVVAQDEPGVRDRLGLHCAKVVVPGTLPMTFGHVNRRTLGLPRLLEVPYRLGRTARPLRHDELPLHPHPFP, from the coding sequence GTGAACGGCACACCGATCCCCGCGACACCCGGGGCCGCCTGCCCCGGCGCGGCTCCGCGCGCCGCGCAGCGGGACCCCGCGGCGCTCCCCGCCGCAGCGCCCTGCGCCCCGCTCCCCGACGCCACCGCACTCGCCGGCACACAGCACCCCGGCTCGGCGGGCCCGGCGGCGCAGGCCGCCGACCGCCCCGGGGAGCTGCCCGTCCTGGACGTGGAGGCGGCGCTCGCCGCCGTCTCCGGGACAGCCGTCGTGCATCTGGCCTCCTGGACGCCGGGGTCGGCCGAGCGGCTCAGCCGCCACGCGCTCGCCCGTCCGGTGCGCCTGGTGCCCGTGCGCGAGGACGGGGCGCTGACCGTGGTCGGCCCGGTTCTGGAACCCGGGGCGCGGGCCTGTCTGGTGTGCACCGAGTACCAGCGGCTCGCCAGTGCCGGAGGACGCGTACCGTGGCGGAGCCCTCGGCTCCGGCTGGGTGGCACCGGGACGCCGGCACTGGCGGAGGGGGTCCTGCTGCTCGCCGCCGGGCTGCTCGACGAGGAGGTCCCGCCCGCCGGGGATCACGGCGTGCCGTCGGCGACCGTGTACGTCGTCCAGGGGAGCCGGGCCACCTGGTCCACGCACCGGGTCCGGCCGGTCGGCGGCTGCCCGGTGTGCCGGCCGCTGCCCGAGGACTCCCCCGCCGCGGCGGAGCTGCCTGCCGTGCCGCGGCCGCTGCCGGACCCCGCGGAGCTGCGCGGCCCCAACGACCGTACGGGGGCGGAGGCGTTGCGGGCGGAGCTGTACGACGAGCGGTTCGGCCCGGTGCGCCGCCTCTTCCGTACGGAGGACTCCGCGTTCGGCCTGACGACCGCCTGGGTGACCGACGGCCGGCTGCTCGACGACGGCGGGTACGGCCGCGCCGCGGACTTCCGCTCCAGCGAGCGCGTGGCGCTGTTCGAGAGTGTGGAGCGGCTGGCCGGCATGCGCCCGATGGGCCGGCGCACCGCGCTGCGGGCCTCCTTCGCGGAGCTGGGCCCGGACGCGGCGGTGGACCCGGTCCGACTGGGGCTGCCCGACCCGGTGCACCACGGGCACCCCGCCTCCCGGACGGTGCCGTACCGGCCGGACCTGGAGCTGGACTGGGTGTACGGCTGGTCGCTGACGGAGGGCCGGACCCGCGCCGTCCCGGAGCACGTCGCCTACTGGGACCTGCCGGACCCGCCGGACGGGGCGCCGCCCGGGGCACGGGTGGTGTACGAGTCGTCGAACGGCTGCGGGCTGGGCAACAGCCCGCAGGAGGCCGCCCTGTACGGGCTGTTCGAGGTGGCCGAGCGGGACGCCTTCCTGATGGCCTGGTACGCGGGCACCCCCCTGCCCGGTGTCGCCCTGCCCGCAGGCGACCCGCTGGTGGCGGCGCTGGCCGCGCGGGCGGAGCTGCTCGGCTACCGGCTGCGCCTGCTGGACGCCACGAACGACCTCGGTGTGCCCGCCGTGGTGGCCGTGTGCCGCTACGAGGGCCGCCATCCGGCGGCGCCGCGCGCGTTCCTCGCGGCGGGCGCGCACCACGATCCGCGCGTCGCGATCCGCTCGGCGGTGGCGGAGGCGGTCACGAACGTCCAGGACGCCGCTCAGCGGCCGGCCGGTCCGGGCCGGGCGCGCGACCCGGAGCGGCTGCGGCCGATGCTGGACCGGCCCGAGCTGGTGGTGGGCCTCGACGACCATGTGGGGCTGAACGCGCTGCCGGAGGCGCAGCCGCGGCTGGAGTTCCTGTTCGCCGACACCGGGGCGGCCCCCTGGCAGGAGCGGTGGCCGGGCGCGCCCGCACCCGTGGCCGACCTGACGGTGCTGCTGTCGGAGACGGTCGCCCGGCTGGCCGGTGGGGGGCTGGAGGTCGTCGTGGTGGCTCAGGACGAGCCCGGTGTCCGGGACCGGCTGGGGCTGCACTGCGCGAAGGTGGTCGTGCCGGGCACCCTCCCGATGACGTTCGGGCACGTCAACCGGCGCACTCTCGGCCTGCCCCGGCTGCTGGAGGTGCCGTACCGGCTGGGCCGCACCGCGCGCCCGCTGCGGCACGACGAACTGCCCCTGCACCCGCACCCCTTCCCGTGA